The following coding sequences lie in one Pan paniscus chromosome X, NHGRI_mPanPan1-v2.0_pri, whole genome shotgun sequence genomic window:
- the LOC100981146 gene encoding cytokine receptor-like factor 2 — translation MGRLVLLRGAAVFLLGGWMALGQGGAAEGVQIQIIYFNLETVQVTWNASKYSRTNLTFHYRFDGDEAYDQCTNYLLQEGHTSGCLLDAEQRDDILYFSIRNGTHPVFTASRWMVYYLKPSSPKHVRFSWHQDAVTVTCSDLSYGDLLYEVQYRSPFDTEWQSKQENTCNVTIEGLDAEKCYSFWVRVKAMEDVYGPDTYPSDWSEVTCWQRGEIQDACAETPTPPKPKLSKFILISSLAILLMVSLLLLSLWKLWRMKKFLMPSVPDPKSIFPGLFEIHQGNFQEWITDTQNVAHLHKMAGAEQESGPEEPLVVQLAKTEAESPRMLDPQTEEKEASGGSLQLPHQPLQGGDVVTIGGFTFVMNDCSYVAL, via the exons ATGGGGCGGCTGGTTCTGCTGCGGGGAGCTGCCGTCTTTCTGCTGGGAGGCTGGATGGCTTTGGGGCAAGGAGGAGCAG CAGAAGGAGTACAGATTCAGATCATCTACTTCAATTTAGAAACCGTGCAGGTGACATGGAATGCCAGCAAATACTCCAGGACCAACCTGACTTTCCACTACAG ATTCGACGGTGATGAGGCCTATGACCAGTGCACCAACTACCTTCTCCAGGAAGGTCACACTTCGGGGTGCCTCCTAGACGCAGAGCAGCGAGACGACATTCTCTATTTCTCCATCAGGAATGGGACGCACCCCGTTTTCACCGCAAGTCGCTGGATGGTTTATTACC TGAAACCCAGTTCCCCGAAGCACGTGAGATTTTCGTGGCATCAGGACGCAGTGACGGTGACGTGCTCTGACCTGTCCTATGGTGATCTCCTCTATGAGGTTCAGTACCGGAGCCCCTTCGACACCGAGTGGCAG tCCAAACAGGAAAATACCTGCAACGTCACCATAGAAGGCTTGGATGCCGAGAAGTGTTACTCTTTCTGGGTCAGGGTGAAGGCTATGGAGGATGTATATGGGCCAGACACATACCCAAGCGACTGGTCAGAGGTGACGTGCTGGCAGAGAGGCGAGATTCAGG ATGCCTGTGCAGAGACACCAACGCCTCCCAAACCAAAGCTgtccaaatttattttaatttccagcCTGGCCATCCTTCTGATGGTGTCTCTCCTCCTTCTGTCTTTATGGAAATTATGGAG AATGAAGAAGTTTCTCATGCCCAGCGTGCCAGACCCGAAATCCATCTTCCCCGGGCTCTTTGAGATACACCAAGGGAACTTCCAG GAGTGGATCACAGACACCCAGAACGTGGCCCACCTCCACAAGATGGCAGGTGCAGAGCAAGAAAGTGGCCCCGAGGAGCCCCTGGTGGTCCAGTTGGCCAAGACTGAAGCCGAGTCTCCCAGGATGCTGGACCCACAGACCGAGGAGAAAGAGGCCTCTGGGGGATCCCTCCAGCTTCCCCACCAGCCCCTCCAAGGCGGTGATGTGGTCACAATCGGGGGCTTCACCTTTGTGATGAATGACTGCTCCTACGTGGCGTTGTGA